The genomic interval gggtgcctgtgtgtgtgagcatgtgtatatgtgtgcaccgccatctacaggccaatgagtgtacagtcactaaatgtacacaaaacctaatttttttagatcccccatggatgaaattctacgaaacttggcatacccccagagaatgccaggtcaatcatacacataaaatttggtgcagttctgaacatcttaactgaagataggggcgattaaagcagaataatattgcattttcattttttaccagggggtgcaaatcacaaatgggtgattatgggccagattgatgtgggcccttgagaccaacataccataaaagattcttcatcctcagtgccacggttcaggtagttattaaggaaaaactgcttttttatGTTCGGGGGGCCAGCACGCGGGGGAGTGGCCCgcggggacgaaacaaaatttttccataaaagtctaatggggctacatacccaccaaatttcatgtgccccagtGGTTCGGTGTctcgggtatcgttgaccaaaaattcaggaagtagatgacgaaaaaaCGCTTTGACAATCCTATATGACCGTTTAgctaagcggcggtcataattataattaatgttaataacatatatataaatacctGTCTGTTATCGAATGTAACAGAATACGTTCTGTTATTGaactcagtgtttgactcagttttcaattgactaaaacacattttgcaaaacaccacacacaaattttttacttaacacacaaaaatcgaacaggaagtaggcctaacttgatttcatttttcaaacacaacccatcaaaatgccactaaatcaccagtgcttcactctctctcttcacatgtgtaaacactcattactttcaCGGAACACCatcaatcattgccttagtataggcctatgaatacagtAGATATATATTATTGGACCCTATTGGCCCTGTTCAGAACCAATGGTATGGACCCTTTTTAATCTGGCCCTATTTTTTCTATAGACCTATGAATTTCAGAACCACATACAGAGacttttctttggaaaaagGAATGTTCAGTCATTTCCAAAAAATCCGTTGAACTTTATGTACATTTTGCTTTAAAATACTGTTTCATATTTTTGTGTCTATTTTTTGGTTTCCCCAAGTTATACCGTACCATTTTGTATGGATACATAAAGCctaatacatttttctatagacctatgaatacatatactcaacactgcattttgcattttggtcgttggttttgtgtgtggagttttgcttttaccttaccattaccttttaccttaccattaccttcacgcatgccagttatgtatcctcTGTAtgtaaaactccaaagctgcttgctgtcagatttggttcgagggcacaagttcagtgtatcaacaacactcagtaacagtttatgtgatgtgttaatcaattaaattccaacaatttcacaacagctagttctggagtaggccattcaactatagcccgcttgcttacgacgagactaaCACTGAGTCCTAACTGCAGGTGTGGAGCCCTTGGACTGATTTCAAGGCTGCCTCCAGAGATGAGCACTGTGATGGTGTGCTGTTACTATGGTTGAGTATGCACTGTGATGGCCATACCCATTAGCCTTGGTCTTGGGTTTCACAGTGCAGGTTTGGTACCCTGTAGGTCTGGGTTTCAAAGGACAGTCTCAGTTGGTAAGCGTTTTCGGGAACCCGCTATTTGGgttttgccaggttttagcctatgaaaacggttgaaattgaaactaagtggtcgtgtatgtgtagggtgtatttcatatacaacgatgtcagactaatagaatAAAATGAACCGGTGTAGTCTGTTGCGCATTTATTGGGTGTGGTACCCTGATCACCGGCAGTTATTCTTATTAATAGCCCATGTAATAGGCCATACCTAAAGATAATATAAACGTAGCTTATTTTTCAATTCGTCCGTCTGGTGTTTGCAGAATTACGCACCAacaagaaagaagaagagcctATTTTAAATAGAACAAAGAGGAAGTGAACAACAGTTATACCATCGGAATGCAACAGTTCTCTCTAACTGCAACATTATCATGTTgataaaatcaaaataaataatCTAATTATTTGTAAAACGGACCTCTGAGAAGTCGGGAAGTTTCTGCAGGAGGGAGAGGTTGGTTTCTGACCAGCGCTGACAACGTCTACAGTGAATCTAATGGCGTGGCCCTAAtcaagggggtggggtggaggacTTCCCACGAGGAAAGGGCATATGCAATCTTCATTTGAAGCAATGAGCAGTCTTTACAAGCactacatagcctacacatgtcCAAAGTGGATGTAACAGTCTAtcgaattacagtttttctcgactGCTTTGACTTGCTAATataaactgggatccacttggtcttcattaggcctacagtttttctcgatcgttttgatgcttgtgtcaactctgtcatcacgttctcaaaacagttactGTAACActcgtgtctgaacaaaagcactcttgCCATAATgtcacattttgcttgcaaaaggcatactctctcaaaacacttaaacatgcagcaaaagcaaattttGTCTTCAAATAACACACCCTGTCGtcaatcactgtgtgatttcaatcaatcattaaacactggacaacaaaatgcaaaatatagttcTCAATAGGCTCAAAAAATTAGCCAGAAGAGAAGAAatttggcactaaccatgtagtcgtgttttctatagcatattcgttaacctgttgTTCTttaaactctttaaaaatgttgggatatgtctgcgggGTGTTTTGCCatgcgtagcctaggctactgcttataAATGACTTTgacacatattttacaaacgggcctctgtgtacctgatggcttgccttcactactccccctgatggcttgccttcactactCCCCCtaatggcttgccttcactactccccctgatggcttgccttcactactCCCGATGTATCCCAtatagttccagatttcacttcaccttttgttttatccataAGGCagaggactgtcggcaaagaactttGACGTTAGCTGACGCAgaatgttattattttaataaagtatcgattctaaaaacgtcggaaatcgtatcgttttttgcgtgaaggcatcgtgatacctttttagtattgATACACTGTGCAACACTACTCCTGATCATTAATGTGGATACGTcattcacagagacacacagaaaagcAGTGCAGAAACACATGGAGCTGCTGGGTGAGAGAGTCTGGAGTCACACTATAGTGCTGTTCACATGGGGGGACTGGCTGGGAGACACGAGCATTGAGCAGCACattgagagtggaggagaggctcTGCAGTGGGTTGTagagaaatgtgggaacagGTATCATGTTGTAGACAATGAGAAGAGGGATGGTGGCCAGGTGACAGAGCTGCTGGACAAGATAGAGGACATGGTGGCAGGAAACAGGGGCCATCAGTTTGACTTTGACAGAAATATTTGTAAACAACTacaagagaagaagaaggaagcagagagaagagcagaggagaggaagatgaaggtGCACAAGCAGAGACAGACTCTCAGATCATCAGCAGGTGAGAGACATTTTCAGCTCTCAAACCTACACATGACACATTTAGATTTACATACACGTACATATAACTTACGTGTGACTCATGTCTACTTCATTTATTATCTCTCTGTTCTATACCCTCTGTCTTCTTctttagcgcacacacacacatagacacacacacacacacacacacacacacatttacatttacatacacgTACATATAACTTACGTGTGACTCATGTCTACTTCATTTATTATCTCTCTGTTCTATAccctctgtcttctcatttaacacacacacacacaggcacacatacacatatacatacacacacaggcacacatacacacacaggcacacatacacacacacacacacacacacacaggcacacatacacacacatacacatacacacacacacacacacacatacacacataaccacataaacacacacacacacacacacacacacacacacacacacacacatgcacacacacacacacacacaaccatgcacacgcaagcacaccacacacacacgcaagccatgcattcgcacacacacacacacgcacactagtaACAACAAACACCCCTAAAACAAGCACATTCTCACCTAAAAACGTACACAAACACCCAAAGTTAATTTAATAGATTATAATTCTATGATGACAAAAACATAGAGAGGATGTTCAGTGTGTTTCACAGAATTACATGCTTTCTGTTTCCAGGTGGAGTTCCACATATTTCTGACATGAAGGTTGTGCTGCTGGGAAACAGAAATGCTGGGAAGAGTTCATCAGGAAACACCATCCTGGGCAGAGAAGAGTTTGGCACCTCAGGAAGAACAgctgagtgtgtgaggagagaaggagaaacagCAGGTAGACGCATCACTGTAGTGGAGGCACCAGGATGGTGGAACTTCACTGTAGAGCAAACTCTTGGACGGGATAAAGGAGAGATTGTCctcagtgtgtctctgtgtcctccAGGACCCCATGCTCTACTCCTGATCATTAATGTGAGTTGGTTATTCACAGAGGCATTCAGAAGAGCAGTGCAGGAACACATGGAGCTGCTGGGTGAGAGAGTCTGGAGTCACACTATAGTGCTGTTCACCAGAGGGAACTGGCTGGGAGACACGAGCATTGAGCAGCACattgagagtggaggagaggctcTGCAGTGGGTTGTagagaaatgtgggaacagGTATCATGTTGTAGACAATGAGAAGAGGGATGGTGGCCAGGTGACAGAGCTGCTGGACAAGATAGAGGACATGGTGGCAGGAAACTTTCCAGTTGAATCGGAGTATGGAGTTTCCTCCCGATTGGAAGTATATAAGTTTTAAtttgatgtttttctttttaaaagccAAATGGCATAGAATGAACACTATTCACACCAAATTAACCACTATACATTTGGCAAGAATCGGTTCACTAAATGCTCATTATTTATGCATAACAATGTAGTTAGAGAACACATCCCTGATGACAGCTCTGGAGGACCATCTGGATACGGCTCTGCTGTATTGAGACGTATATCTGAGCTCATGAGGCCCTTTAAGCGCCTCAGCATGGCTGCCTCCACTCAGAGTTCTGGCTATGGCACAGGCCCCAACATGGCTGGCTCCACTCAGAGCACTGGCTATGGCACAGGGGGGGCAGCAGAGGAGGCtgcagatggagagatgggagcTGGGATCCACAGAACCAGAGCACATGGAGGTGGTGCGATTGGGA from Alosa alosa isolate M-15738 ecotype Scorff River chromosome 4, AALO_Geno_1.1, whole genome shotgun sequence carries:
- the LOC125293534 gene encoding GTPase IMAP family member 9-like, with product MNMLGAGNCATTETHRKAVQKHMELLGERVWSHTIVLFTWGDWLGDTSIEQHIESGGEALQWVVEKCGNRYHVVDNEKRDGGQVTELLDKIEDMVAGNRGHQFDFDRNICKQLQEKKKEAERRAEERKMKVHKQRQTLRSSAGGVPHISDMKVVLLGNRNAGKSSSGNTILGREEFGTSGRTAECVRREGETAGRRITVVEAPGWWNFTVEQTLGRDKGEIVLSVSLCPPGPHALLLIINVSWLFTEAFRRAVQEHMELLGERVWSHTIVLFTRGNWLGDTSIEQHIESGGEALQWVVEKCGNRYHVVDNEKRDGGQVTELLDKIEDMVAGNFPVESEYGVSSRF